The following proteins are encoded in a genomic region of Desulfobulbaceae bacterium:
- the rpmF gene encoding 50S ribosomal protein L32, translating to MALPKRRHSHARTRLRRSHDALVAPNVSNCSECGEPKQPHRLCAGCGTYKGRTVVKFDDEIE from the coding sequence ATGGCATTACCAAAAAGAAGACATTCTCACGCTCGGACCCGATTACGACGATCACATGACGCATTAGTAGCACCAAATGTTTCAAATTGTTCTGAGTGTGGCGAGCCCAAACAACCTCATCGCCTTTGTGCCGGCTGTGGTACCTATAAGGGTAGAACAGTTGTTAAATTTGATGACGAAATCGAATAG
- a CDS encoding DUF177 domain-containing protein — protein MKISFDEIPEEGLNFDINDRFWLTNTDFKVLSDPLARITLKKIESRVVMRGFITCSVELECDRCLSSFESKLESDFTLFFDWVGVGKNLHNEDEHQLTDAEMDIVELEDPEIDLFETLQQQYYLMLPVKTICNEKCKGLCSHCGIDKNQSLCSCSELYKDSPFSELTKIKIH, from the coding sequence GTGAAAATTTCATTTGATGAGATACCTGAAGAAGGGTTGAACTTCGACATTAATGACCGGTTCTGGCTTACCAATACAGACTTCAAGGTACTAAGTGACCCTTTAGCACGTATCACCTTAAAGAAAATCGAATCACGCGTCGTTATGAGAGGTTTTATTACATGTTCGGTTGAGTTGGAATGTGATCGTTGCCTTTCCAGTTTTGAATCTAAACTTGAGTCGGATTTTACACTTTTTTTCGACTGGGTAGGGGTTGGGAAAAACCTACATAATGAAGATGAGCATCAACTGACAGATGCTGAAATGGATATTGTTGAGCTTGAAGATCCGGAAATTGATCTATTTGAAACGCTTCAACAACAGTATTATCTGATGCTGCCGGTAAAGACTATCTGTAACGAAAAATGCAAAGGGCTCTGTTCTCACTGCGGCATAGATAAAAACCAGAGTTTGTGTTCATGTTCTGAGTTATATAAGGATAGCCCTTTTTCTGAACTTACTAAAATAAAAATTCATTAG